GAGGTAAAACAGAAAAGTTGTTTATGCTTTAGTTGTCATCTTTCAATAACATaaatcatgttattttttttagttaaaagattgaaacttaataaaacaatttctgattttttttttcgtccaAGAAAGTAGGATTTGtgataaattttatgattaatattaatattaaaattcaaattgtcTGATTAAGTATCACATTAGAAGATtgtttagtaaaatttaatctaatttgtTAGTGTGTTCgttttacttattttaactctttaataagtcttaaaaatctattaatttcttttataataatattttgcaaATTGTTTagataaacaaaatcatatatttcctatatatttcataaatttcttaagaaaaacAATAGTCAAACTAATCATTAGCAATGTCATAATTatgtaacttttatttattaattaagttaaggAGAGGGAATGCCACGCCAAAACATGTTAAATGCGAGACTTTGTCATCCTCCATTCAATAAATGTATTGAGACTTATCAATTAACTTAATCTAAACATTgggttattaataaaataattatcattattagtAGTCAGTGTATAAAttcagtaaaataaattatttattctttttgtaccTATTTATAATACCctttcaattaattcacatgtttaaaaaatccgttgaaaacaataaattagtcaatgttgtttttgaaaattaatctcattatatttaaattaaaataggcaagtgaaatatttatattatgaaataaacgagataaatttatataatttattttaaatatttatttgcgTTGAAAGGTAATTTTAgtggaaaatatgaaaatgggATTCCATTGAAGGCAATGTACGTAAAGCCTTACAGCGGCATACAGAAAATGTAAAAGAAGAACAGTGATAACTAAAAAAAGACACCCGACAGAACATTTTAAGCTTTGATCGAAGTCGTTTCTTTATTAGAATCAGATACTCATTGGGCTTTGAGGACCATTCAGAGCTGAAATTGCTGTCTGAATTTTTATCTGCAGAACATCTTTCTCTTGTTCATCAGCCTgcaaaacatataaaacaattaaaaaaacaacacaaaacggAATTATAAGTATCAAATCTGTACACATCATACATCAATCTTTTCATTCATCTACTTGATAACCTTTAATAATCAATATGGTAAAGATAAAGGTCTAAGAACGTtgtcatttttcaattaatgatAGGCTTTTTTGCATTGGATTCGACCAATTCGCTTCCTAATCGGTTGATTAGGACTTCAATTATTGAATTAAGTACACATTATTGATTTCCAATGCCTTAGTTCAAAACCAATTTTCTCTTGCTTTCGTGGAAAGTTAAGTTGACGTGACCACTGTCGCAATGATCACCAACCTCTTTCTGTCGCTagtacaatttatttaattaaaaacctaCTTTAACTCATAATCTACTACTTCTTCTTACTCTTGggttaaagtttaaaataaaactattcgtaaatttaatatattttttcttggaTTTAAATCTCCATTTCATCATTTACATTAACTACTTTTGAagtcatcttcttcttttcttatgatctttaacttttaaagtattttcaaattcaattaaaatcaaagttaaaaTAACTTGAGTCAACATTACCTTAAGTTCTATCAATGCATAAGTTAAGTTACAGATATTCTTTTTATCTACACAGAAAATATAAACAGTGAAAAAATGCACTaacttaacttttattatttcttaattaacttaattttcaTTAGTATTTGCTTATACGGGGTGGTGCATATTTTAAAGATAggaataataatgaaaatatacaaataaatcaattatgcATTAAGCTTAATTAAGTATCAACATAAAATTCGAGAAGTGATAAAGAGAAACAAACAATCTCATAATTACATTTGGATTTCTATGTTGgacttttatcttttaatgtttaaataagAACACTcacaaaaattgtattttttttttttataaaattggatCCATTTCCGGCGCGGAAATTTCATAAACGGAATGATAATCAGTGTGAATCCCTACCGCTCTATATGTCATCGCAAtcattttttgttgaaaaaatggGAAGAAAAGAAGATCATAAAATGTTTTAGCGTCTGAAAATTGACGAGAAATGATAAAGATTGGAGACCCTAATGGCTAATGCGAGTGTAGAAACATTAATTTTGTGTCAGCCACAACACCTATAATGTTTCCTAAAATGAAATCAACAGTGTTATTTGAAATAAACGCGCTGATAATTGTACTACGAGGAAGACGCTCTCATTTTCTATTCAGAATGCAAAGCACGTTTTCAATTCTTGGTCTTTTTTCTTAGCAaaaacttttttgacaacacttttttaaaaaaagtgttgtcaaaataatattattgtccTTTTTCTTATTACGGGCACTGCATCTACcaactaaatattatattctaAAGTGGAATTTGTCTTCTTCAACTCCTACTATTACAAAAACAGGAAACAAAACAGTTATGTTTCCTGTTTTTCCTACCTAGAAATTTCCGAGAAACTGTATCTGGCTGGTGGGGAGGTGAGGAACTTCCTGAATATGTTCTCTTTCTCTTAGGTAGAAGGAGAAATAGATTATTTGCATTTGGTGAAACATGCAAAGAATGACCTCCAGTCCAGATACAATGTAACAAAACAGACAGCAATGTTTCATTATAATCAATCCCACGAATCATTCTGGAATTCGTTGTTGTTCCAAATTTTCAGAGTAATGGGGCCACTTTGATTCTTTTTATACTTCTTACCTCTCCTACATCAGTTTTTGTATCTAGATCAAGTGTGATTACTATTCTGAATTATAAGAATTTTGCTGAAAGGTATacgatttaaattttattcgaTTGGGTCAagtattctaataaaataaagggttaaatatgtttttagtccctatactttgaggcgattttggttttagtccattttcaaactatgatacaatttagcccttcaagtttagaaaactctggttttagtcttttttaccaaatttttttaactttatttgttgtttcaagcacgttttattatagcatttggattgtttaccctgtttgacacatttttacttaaatgttaactgagaaacgcgtttgaaacaacaaataaaattaaaaaaatttggtagaaaggactaaaaccagagttttctaaagttgaaggactaaattgtaccatggtttgaaaatggactaaaaccaaaatcgcctcaaagtacaggaactaaaaacatatttaaccctaaaataaattatatatatatatatatatatatatatatatatatatatatatatatatatatatatactggcTATTGCAGGATTCAGATTTCATTACGTAAAAGTGAAAGTTAAAACTAGGTCAGGCATCACTGCCTCAAGACAGAACCCTACAACAGGAAAAAACGGAAAGGATGAATTGATTTTCAAAAGCATGCACAGTACagtggctttttttttttttcttttgtctttttaatttcaCCAAAAGTAATGGatgagaaacaaaaaatatgtatatattacaCACTGTTAAGAAAAAACATCTTCTCCAACAAAGGAAAACGCTATAATGTTATCCCCAGATAATCTACCAAATCCAAAGAGCCAAACTTAGTTTTCCTATCACCAACTGCAAGTAAGTATATAGAAAtacagaaacaaaaacattattaatttgttagtggacactttttaatatattatgttattttaatgaattaaagtttatattaattttaattttacatatttatctaagttagaatatatatatacatatatatatatatatatatatatatatatatatataggtgtgtgtgtattttatggtttgaagaataataatattagagaaataacataaattacaaCAAAGACAAGAAGTGTAAGTGTATACTGAGGTAGTAGTAATTTGTGTAactatttttaatgtattaataatttattttcaatattttttcttcttcattgtatgtataaatattttaaaggttaacattttgcaatttaaaaatataaaatatataaccaTATATACTTATCTCTTTAAGCGCCTGTTCGCTTGAGAGGAATGGAGATGAATTTACTGTTGACATAGATGGAAATGAGGGATTATGTGTGTTCCATTGCAGAGATTAGCgaggaaagaaaagagagaatttgAGATATGCTCTCTTTTTCAATCATCGCATATATGCGATGATTTGCGATGATTTAGagcaaattttcatttttgctcttactgtattttatatttttcatatttttatttttataataataatagtaacaataataataataatttttattttactaatttataatctttttaNatttttaaaatttactttaataattaattttaaattttactttttataaatatttctacaattaaatataattttaataattattattttatattactttaataactagggacattttggtaatctttaatttttaccaattaaacaattttttttatctatcacatcaatcaaatcttacactaattcttataaactttatttccaaatccactctcaattaccctcaaatctactcaaaaaaacagcaaaaaaatttaccttcaaatcttcgcaaatcctctcaaatccatccACTCACTCTCGCacaaatcatctcctccaaaaGAACACACCCTAAAGAAATCCGCCACTTATCTCCGTTCGGAGATAAAATCCTGCGCAGCTAATCAACTTATTAGTTGCGAATTGTCACTTCTGTTTTGACTGGTAGTTGTCATTTCTGTTTTGacttaagggttaaatatgttttaagtttttatattttggggtaattttggttttagtccatttttaaaataaggtacaatttagtcatttaattttagaaaactctggttttagtcttttttattagctttttttaactttattgtttcaaatgcgtgtttctcagttaacattgaagaaaaaatgtgtcaaacaatgtaaacaatccaaatgctataatgaaatttagtaaaaatgactaaaagcagagttttctaaggttgaaggactaaattgtaccttagtttgaaaatggactaaaacaaaaatcgccccaaaatatagagactaaaagcatatttaacccttaacttaattttaataaaacgcTAATTTTGTGctgtttttttaaatcaatgTATTGCAGTgtgatattttgaaattattaaataaccCAAATTACATACAACTCCTTATATTTTATCCTAATATCaatatagacaaaaaaaaaagataaggaaGAGACAAAAATGACAAAGACAGTATTAGAAGTGTTGTTAAATGAGAATTAATTGAACATATAAATTAGTAGACACTGAATTTATGTAAGGAAGAAAAGTTCCTCCTCCAACAGTTTTTCTAATGAACAAAaattctcagtttttttttttttttttttttttttaagttgtaaaCTATCCAGGTAGTCTTCGAAGAGTTTTAAAGACCATATTAGTTATTTCTTCAaagactttatttattttttattaaaaacactaGACTGATTAATTTAATCCATCAATTTTGTTTATGTTATCACTACAGCTctccacaaaaataaataaggtgacatttcaaaattttaattgattataacttaattaataatttaatatttaaaggagtgacttagaaaaaaaaagacttcaAAATGTTAACATTGTGATAATTTAAAGTTTCAAGAggttaatttgaaaattattttttggaaagattgaagaaaaaatacgCTTACCTCTGAAAGATTAGACTGgaacttttaaattcataacttaaatattaaaaagagtaAATTTCTTGCATTACTTCCTTTTCTCAATAACAATAAGATGATAAAATATCCAGCTTATCCTTGAGCTTGAGAAGACAATCATATAATGGTGGTATTACTACgtgaatattaatataatttttcctattatttgtctttttttttacaagttgagaattaaaaaagatattttattttcttttatcccaGACACCTCAAATTGGGAGAACATCGCGTTAAACACATTTTTCCCAAACATCAAAAACCTTCTCCCATTAAAGTTGGCACAACAGATAGTATGAATAGGTGACAGAAGATATATACTTATTCATGGTTCCTTCCTTGCTTTTGCATTACAGTTTCAATCATTGTCCCTAAAATACTCTAAAGTGGTTCATTTTCCAATGATCAGTACATTAATTCAGACGATAAACACGATTATATTGGTTAAAATAAGTCAAACCAATAATATGTATAAGCAGAAAGATTATAACAGACTAAATCTTAAGGTATTTGGCTTAAGCTTTTAGGTTGGAATTGGTTTAGAATCTATAAGCTTATCGTTTaggatttatttaaataaaattttctggATAAATGTATTCGGAAAACTATGAGATAACTGATATTGAAATTTAGCAAAAGGGAAAAATGGGAAACTAACCTCAATGAAGACTGTCTTCAAAAGTGTTCCTGAAAAAGAAGTGATATTGGCTGCAATGATCTTGAGCTTTAAAGATTCGAACACCTCACACAGTTTTACCATTGTGTCTATCCTTTTACTACATGTCAAGCTCACCACAAACGTCTTGTCTCCCATGTATGCAACCCTCAGCTGCCATTCACCATCTCAATGAGTTTATAACACATGAGTGAGTATGAAATGCAGAAAAGAGTGATGAGCTATACCTCAATTACTTCAATTGGGGAATTTCTTGAAGTGGCAGAATCAAATAGCTGTTCCGTTCTCTTCTTCTTAGACCTGAGGAGAATAGGCAGGTCGTGCTCAAATTCATAAGTTGGGTTCTTGAGCTTCCCAGATTCCAGATCCAAAATCTCTGCTTCGATTCTCTTCTCTTGCTCATGCAAGTGCTGGATGTATTCAATAGCATCCTTAATGATAGAAGCCTTGTCCATCTGTAAAAATTCGCCATCAACAACTAAATTAATACGTGTCTGCTACCTATCTCCTATACTATAGCTAGCTGCTAGATGCTTATTACTTTTTCTGAAAGCGAAATGAACAACAATAAGTTATATAGGTGGGGTTTGTCAACACTATCagcatatatatataccttACTGATGTTGGGGACCACTGCTCTAAGCGCAAAGAGCCTTTCGTTCAGCTTCTTCCTCCTATTCCTCTCCGAAACAATGTTCTTTGATGCCATCGATGAAGCACCACCGTCTGGTGAGCTTGAATCATAGTACCCGGACATCGCTGCCTCATCCATTGCCCAGCTGCATGTCCAATcaccaaattcttttaattagttATTCAATTACCTTATGTTTATAGATACCAACATGATGAACGGTTGATTAATTGCTTTATGGAGAACAAGGAAAATCTTGTGAGTTGTGATTACCTATCAAGCTCTTGGTTTTGGAAGAAGGTGTCCCAGAAATGGTTGTACTCCCCACCCATATTGTCCATGGTTGGAAAGTTTGAGGTTGTAAGGAGGTTTTgatccttttctttctttccctttttttacGGTGTGTTTTCACCTAGTGTTTTTCTGTGCTAGATGGGTGCAGGGTGGGATACAACATACGCacatctatctatatatatatatatggagagGAGAGGAAGCGATGGAGATGAGAATGTTTCTGTCTCCTATAGTGTGCTGCTTCCCAGAAACAGCGACCGAGACCGTCAAACAATGTGTGTCTCTGAGGCCGCGTTATTCACATTAGCAATTAATCATGGATTCaaccacaaaatatatatatattatttattatattaggaAAACTCTTCACAGATCTTACGTCATCACACTGTATCGTATCCCGTGCGTTTACATTTTATGTGGaaatatgtttctttctttattaatatttcaaatggGAGGAAATAtagccaattttttttttttttaattttaaatgagtaCATTCTCTTGTTATCTAAATAAGTGAAATTAgttattcttaatatatattttgttttatattaatgattaggactaattagatattatattttaaaatattaatttaattgatttgaattataactttttcgtaaatttaaatacttttaattaattcttttataaaaaattgtgttttattaagTAACAAGTCTTTAATTGAGTCTTcacatataaagaaaaaactaatttaattttaaatctttcataaattttactatttggaatattttttttttttttaaaaaaagttgttgtattcagtttttaaatttttttattagatacgTTTATGAGTTGTATGAccatttgattttataattccaaacataaataaaataaaattgcaatatgattttattcagtttagtttaaaagaaaaaaaaatatcaaactgAATTAAACCAATTTGTAAAGTTTGATTTTGGATAACATGTTactgaaaatttaataaatatattgaaataaactaatacatttatatttttataatctaaCAACAAATACGaaacaaaaagtttaatattactttaaaaaacaTAAGTTAAGAAATTAGTATATCTTTAAGTCCTGAATTCTAAATCTCAAAAAGTGTTTACAAcgtaaaccaaaaaaaaaacaactctcACTAGACCTAGTGtgttaactaaaataattaaactgaaatatttaacttatcatttgttataaaataaagtttataatagattaaagaaaaaaaaagaaaaaaatagagcataaaaaaagaatgaggattagttttatttgattttaaacaCCTCTGTACCTTCCTTAAGTCCACACTCAACCCATATCCCCTTAATGGAATCTACCAATTTCAACATCTCTGCCATTTTCCCAACTATAAAATGGCTCAAGATCTCTGACAAGTTAAAtgcttattatattattttagaaatatgaaaataaaataaaattacaatataaatgggtataaattaataaattaatttgataaaatttaaattaaatttaaaatttactttctaatttatatgagattgagtttattttaataaaatttattttttattgagcACCTCAAATTAAAAACgttaaaaatatactaaaaacacatttctttatataataacaaatatcgTAACTCAAAAAAAATGTGCCTATCACAATTGGTGTCATGATCTATTTGAATAACTCGTAGTTCTTTACCAGTTTAATTCGACGAActtttatatgatatttctgaaataataagaaaaataaataaataatgttctATATATATGAGATCGTTTATATAATTTCTCTTATATGATTTATCTAAATTTTCAATCTTTCGTTTAtcaaaaaatatgattttagtttatctttgttgttgttttagaAGTGCTCTAGCTCATCTTAATGGACATATAAACTTATATCCACAATACTCTCGTATAACAATGACAAATGTTTATCAGTCATTGTGATAAAAGAGCACacgattttttctttttttcttctatgtatttatttattttccttaaacCAGTAACAAAAGTAGATTTTGCTTGGATTCCTtgttaaaaattgataatagtGTATTTTGTCAACGCTTCTGTTTCTGTACCGTTGAcattctttttaacaaaaatcatTTCTCTGCATTAATTTCTCTGTTTACAAATAGCAGCGTAACCATGAAATCaagtgaaatgaaaataaatattaagaaaataatctttatgttatttatttattttggtattgTTTTAGTTGCACACTTTAAATGCTGTTATCTAATCATATGAGTAAATTCTAGGAAGGTTCTAGTGGATGCTCCTATTTTGTACTAAGTAAAACTATGTTTCTGCACTGAACACTGTCGTAGTTTGTGAACGTCGCAGCGATAGATTTCAACCTCGTAAGTAGACAGTGGCAGATCCAGAATATTTTTTTGTTCGGAgacacaataaataataatttactatagttttactaaaattaaatatccagatattttacaaaacatatataattacttCTTAAAAAAACATGATATCATGACAATGcttatatttatgttataattttcctattataaacatttttatactttgaaaatattctacaattttttttctggtcaatactataaaaatatatttttctatgtaTATAACTAAACAATCATTTAACTATTCATCTCACATGtgattatacattttatttctaaaaaaaatctttactgAAAAATTGTTgctaatttaaaatagatactcttgatctaaaatattttcgttcaagaaaaaaaaatgtattaatgtagaagaaaaccatttttcaaaaagaaatactATTGAAAAACATGTAAGTTTAAGActtacattaaattaaaataaaaagttataagaaggaatatatataaagttttagattaaatgtaatattatttttatgtgaattgatttcacGTCTCATTGATATCATTTGTCTTTTGAGACATAAACTCATCATAAACATCTTTTTAAGTGTTGTAATTATCAtaactaaaaccaaaactaaTTTTTCAACATTATATAATATGCATTTTAGTTTATACCAACATTTTTAACAAAGATAAACAATTccattaaactttaaaaaaaaattaatgggaCACGTATAAGACAGTGactaatatatattgttaacgAGACATGTGAAACACTATTATTAATATAGtcatatttgttatttaaataaaattaagagtaaatttttgtttgtgtgtatgtAATAGaactttttataactttttcaaaCCATTGTTTATCAATTTATCTTTCACTTGTACTGTATGTGAAATAAAAATACGTATAAATATAAGgtttatacaataaataataaagatataaaatttaactaCTATTCAATTTCACTTTATTAGATATGTGATCCATATATGGAAGAAGCGAATAGTTATTGTAACAATCTTAttatactataaataattaatatgattttggtaaaaattaaaattagtttattttcaaaattttaatttaatttaatctttcaactttaaaatgtatagatttatttattttaacaaattttttgttcaaatttatttaatatttcaaaaacatattattaataacattaaaattatttatgttgaacacattttcattttaaagttaaataagaaACATCAGTcgataaataaacttaatcaaataaatttgattaaaaatggaTCCACTTTTTTTCCTATTCAAAAGTCAATcttttgtttctatatttttacATCAACAattctttacaaaaaaaaatatcaagagaacttttttacttttcaaaatatatataaacattgatttatcaaaaatattaaaaaatatatttagaattgTCAAATAtgactaaaaattaataattcataattaaagaatttttctcttttaaaattttatgcaaGAGTTATCagtatttatcaaatttatttttatctaacaaAGTAATATTGAATCAAATgagaaaaacaatttgaattatttatcatttaacaactaaaaaacatatttaaaacgATAAATAagcttaataaaatatattgattaaaacaattaaatctacaaatttttaaacaaaaaaaactagATTACTTTacaattacagaaaaaaaaaattaattctaattttcattaaaaaaataaaaaaatagaaacatatttATCCATAATATAAAACGTCTATTGAAAACTTTAATTAGATGTAGAtactgttatttttttatttatgtcttaaaattaaaaaattgtataaaataatatgataaaagtACTATCAGGACAAATAACTTACTAACGTCTGCCAATATTACAAACTGCTTTAAATCAGTTATTATCTATATGACGAtcactttttcttaaaaagtatACATGCTTTCttaatattcatataataaaattattatttattatttgtttatttttatttaatttaattgttaatttaagcgacattattattattttttattcttattattcacgtgtgttgaaaatgaaaacaacataattaaattcgtagtctttcataaatttatatttttttaattaaattactatagagaatttataatttattaagtgatttaaatatttatatattttttaattgaattcttaCTATCAACTGAAGTTTGATTTTACAATCTCAAGCATACAGACTTGAAAAAGTATGTCTAGATTGTtactttgtgttttttttttaatatttaatttgaaaaatgaaactaTGTGACACTTTCTTACAAAGATAATTAGGATTTTAACTATTTGTTGTCATTAAGTTTGTGACATTGTTCTttgaaactataaaattaaactgTTAACTTtgctcttcttttttttttttctatctagaAACATGTTAATTgatgataaaattaatgaaattgaattaaaaaaatataaaacttttagacactcaataaaaaacttttataaatatctaaattaaaaaaatactcaaaatttaattagttttaaagaTGCATAAtgtgtcttttttttattaatagtaatataatattaatatttattaattatttgttagttTGTATATTGTTCTTATTGACTTTCTTGAAACGAAGATGGTGAGATTTTTGTACAAGTTGTCTTCTCAAATGCAGAGTCTAAGACAGTGATGGGTGACAATGGAAAAAAATTACTTGATTCttcaacatttaaattattaacaattattaaatataaaaaaaatttaaataaaagaattgataactaactttaatatatatttataagctTTTAACTCCCATAAATAAATCCTAAACAGTAAAAAGGCATAGTTTCTTTTACAGTACCCAAATCTGTTAGTTTAATACTCATCTGATTGATAATCATACACGAATATCAActatttacattaattatttatatatatttcgtTTATTATATTCTATTACGACCATATCTCCAAGtttctatatattatatttagtcaTACACAATAGAGATTTTGCATAACCATGGTCAAATCAAGCTCTTCAACCTATTGCGGCGCTAACCATGGTCAAAccgtttatatttttattttaactctgaaattcaattaaattttagcttaatagtttcttttttttaatgtgtgtGAGGTTTacttaatgtaatttatttttttaatctagtctttattttaaaaatgtattaaaacagtGTTAATTCTATTTAAAGTCGAGAATGCATtagtgacttttttttttaaagtttttttttttcctttttcttttccatttctctACTGTTTTCCGGAGAACAAAAGTTCCTTTCAAACCCCACGTGTGAAAACAGTCTTTCAAGAATATTTCAacatgttattttctttctaaaaggttttaacaccattttaacaaaat
This genomic stretch from Vigna radiata var. radiata cultivar VC1973A chromosome 7, Vradiata_ver6, whole genome shotgun sequence harbors:
- the LOC106767417 gene encoding transcription factor bHLH35, translating into MDNMGGEYNHFWDTFFQNQELDSWAMDEAAMSGYYDSSSPDGGASSMASKNIVSERNRRKKLNERLFALRAVVPNISKMDKASIIKDAIEYIQHLHEQEKRIEAEILDLESGKLKNPTYEFEHDLPILLRSKKKRTEQLFDSATSRNSPIEVIELRVAYMGDKTFVVSLTCSKRIDTMVKLCEVFESLKLKIIAANITSFSGTLLKTVFIEADEQEKDVLQIKIQTAISALNGPQSPMSI